One window of the Ammospiza nelsoni isolate bAmmNel1 chromosome 2, bAmmNel1.pri, whole genome shotgun sequence genome contains the following:
- the NFKBIZ gene encoding NF-kappa-B inhibitor zeta isoform X2 codes for MIVESSRDAAPDGGDGGALSSPINLAYFYGASPHSSEGSCSPAHSSAPGSPGSDSDLSVSSRGGGRRDPRGGPRPALQVEQHMGGGKQHRGPFQGVRVKNSVKELLLHFRSSKQMSSAPATEESKAQGGLANYEPYTELKSILGHSGKRKAPELLSDGPSFKRQANVHPHLLTPPQTPTSMDSMEETHKAEPKHESSSDLLQNIINIKNESSPISLNTVQVSWLHSVSSHGSPAEQYQDSPGTQAFSPSQKYQAFQDHTSQHMLDPPQHYQFPASQSQDLSQSYPSDGSSLDYRPFVGSDQSPAYQQSTFESHELPYCPPQSFSSLLNDSEGSDSISAPLQPLSSAHPQAEAVPHAPNFSLLSSNLCGSLERSISLATLNVSLPDQNVARSTTQLGKSFFQWQVEQEESKLANISQDQFLAKDADGDTFLHIAVAQGRRALSYVLARKMAALHMLDIKEHNGQSAFQVAVAANQHLIVQDLVSLGAQVNTTDCWGRTPLHVCAEKGHAQVLQAIQKGAMGSNQYVDLEATNYDGLTALHCAVLAHNAVLHELQNCQPPHSPEVQELLLRNKSLVETIKILIQMGASVEAKDRKSGRSALHLAAEEANLELIRLFLELPNYLSFVNAKAYNGNTALHVAASLQYRVSQLDAVRLLMRKGADPSARNLENEQPVHLVPDGLVGEQIRRILKGKVIQQRVSPF; via the exons ATGATCGTGGAGAGCAGCCGCGACGCGGCGCCCGATGGCGGCGACGGCGGCGCCCTCAGCAGCCCCATCAACCTCGCCTACTTCTACGGGGCCTCGCCCCACTCCAGCGAGGGCAGCTGCTCGCCGGCGCACTCCTCCGCCCCGGGCTCGCCGGGATCCGACTCGGACCTCTCGGTGAGCAGCCGCGGCGGCGGCCGAAGGGACCCCCGGGgcggcccccgccccgcgctgcAAG TTGAACAGCACATGGGGGggggaaagcagcacagaggaCCTTTCCAGGGGGTCCGTGTGAAGAACTCCGTGaaggagctcctgctgcacttcaggagcagcaagcagaTGTCCTCGGCTCCTGCCACCGAGGAAAGCAAG GCACAAGGAGGATTGGCGAACTACGAACCATACACAG AACTGAAGAGCATACTGGGCCACAGTGGCAAAAGGAAGGCTCCTGAACTCCTTTCTGATGGACCTTCTTTCAAGCGCCAAGCGAATGTTCACCCACATCTCCTG ACCCCACCCCAGACACCAACTTCTATGGATAGCATGGAGGAGACCCATAAAGCTGAGCCCAAGCACGAGAGCAGCTCTGATCTGCTTCAGAACATTATAAACATCAAGAACGAGTCGAGCCCCATTTCCCTGAACACGGTGCAGGTGAGCTGGTTGCACTCAGTCTCCAGCCACGGCTCTCCTGCCGAGCAGTACCAGGACAGCCCGGGAACACAGGCCTTCTCCCCGTCCCAGAAGTACCAAGCGTTCCAGGACCACACCAGCCAGCACATGCTTGATCCTCCACAGCATTACCAGTTCCCTGCGTCCCAGAGCCAAGATTTGTCACAGAGTTACCCCTCAGATGGCTCCTCCCTGGACTACAGGCCCTTTGTTGGCAGTGACCAGTCCCCTGCCTACCAGCAGAGCACCTTTGAGAGCCACGAGCTGCCGTACTGCCCGCCGCAGagcttctcctccctcctgaaCGACTCAGAGGGCTCGGACAGCATCTCCGCTCCCCTCCAGCCACTGAGCAGTGCCCACCCCCAGGCTGAGGCTGTCCCTCATGCCCCCAACTTCAGCTTGCTCTCCAGCAACCTCTGTGGCAGTCTGGAGCGCAGCATCTCTCTGGCTACTCTCAATGTCTCGCTGCCTGACCAAAACGTTGCCAGGAGCACAACGCAGCTGGGCAAGTCATTTTTTCAGTGGCAagtggagcaggaggagagcaaGCTGGCTAACATCTCTCAAGACCAGTTCCTCGCAAAGGATGCTGATGGAGACAC CTTCCTCCACATTGCTGTGGCCCAGGGCCGTCGAGCACTCTCCTATGTTCTTGCAAGGAAGATGGCTGCCCTGCACATGCTGGATATCAAAGAGCACAATGGCCAG AGTGCTTTCCAGGTTGCTGTGGCTGCCAACCAGCATCTCATTGTGCAGGACCTGGTTAGCTTGGGGGCTCAGGTGAACACCACAGACTGCTGGGGCAGGACGCCGCTGCATGTCTGTGCTGAGAAGGGGCATGCCCAGGTCCTCCAG GCAATCCAAAAGGGAGCTATGGGAAGCAATCAGTATGTGGACCTTGAGGCAACAAACTATGATG GTTTGACAGCATTGCACTGTGCAGTTCTGGCCCATAATGCTGTGCTGCATGAACTGCAGAACTGTCAGCCACCTCACTCCCCTGAGGTCCAGGAGCTTCTGCTGAGAAACAAGAGCCTGGTAGAAACCATCAAGATCCTGATACAAATGGGAGCCTCTGTTGAAGCAAAA GATCGCAAAAGTGGTCGCTCCGCTTTACATTTGGCAGCAGAAGAAGCAAACCTGGAGCTCATTCGTCTCTTTTTGGAGCTGCCCAACTATCTCTCTTTTGTTAATGCAAAG GCTTACAATGGCAACACAGCCCTGCACGTGGCGGCCAGCCTGCAGTACCGCGTGAGCCAGCTGGACGCTGTGCGCCTGCTCATGCGCAAGGGGGCCGATCCCAGTGCCAGGAACCTGGAGAACGAGCAGCCAGTTCATCTGGTTCCTGATGGCCTTGTAGGGGAACAG ataAGACGTATCCTGAAAGGGAAGGTGATTCAGCAGAGGGTGTCGCCGTTTTAG
- the NFKBIZ gene encoding NF-kappa-B inhibitor zeta isoform X1 has protein sequence MIVESSRDAAPDGGDGGALSSPINLAYFYGASPHSSEGSCSPAHSSAPGSPGSDSDLSVSSRGGGRRDPRGGPRPALQVEQHMGGGKQHRGPFQGVRVKNSVKELLLHFRSSKQMSSAPATEESKAQGGLANYEPYTELKSILGHSGKRKAPELLSDGPSFKRQANVHPHLLTPPQTPTSMDSMEETHKAEPKHESSSDLLQNIINIKNESSPISLNTVQVSWLHSVSSHGSPAEQYQDSPGTQAFSPSQKYQAFQDHTSQHMLDPPQHYQFPASQSQDLSQSYPSDGSSLDYRPFVGSDQSPAYQQSTFESHELPYCPPQSFSSLLNDSEGSDSISAPLQPLSSAHPQAEAVPHAPNFSLLSSNLCGSLERSISLATLNVSLPDQNVARSTTQLGKSFFQWQVEQEESKLANISQDQFLAKDADGDTFLHIAVAQGRRALSYVLARKMAALHMLDIKEHNGQSAFQVAVAANQHLIVQDLVSLGAQVNTTDCWGRTPLHVCAEKGHAQVLQAIQKGAMGSNQYVDLEATNYDGLTALHCAVLAHNAVLHELQNCQPPHSPEVQELLLRNKSLVETIKILIQMGASVEAKDRKSGRSALHLAAEEANLELIRLFLELPNYLSFVNAKAYNGNTALHVAASLQYRVSQLDAVRLLMRKGADPSARNLENEQPVHLVPDGLVGEQVKNSQQPSPSFCPCPCKSCVPLQNFLSSFALQLSRKRFSKYYFIL, from the exons ATGATCGTGGAGAGCAGCCGCGACGCGGCGCCCGATGGCGGCGACGGCGGCGCCCTCAGCAGCCCCATCAACCTCGCCTACTTCTACGGGGCCTCGCCCCACTCCAGCGAGGGCAGCTGCTCGCCGGCGCACTCCTCCGCCCCGGGCTCGCCGGGATCCGACTCGGACCTCTCGGTGAGCAGCCGCGGCGGCGGCCGAAGGGACCCCCGGGgcggcccccgccccgcgctgcAAG TTGAACAGCACATGGGGGggggaaagcagcacagaggaCCTTTCCAGGGGGTCCGTGTGAAGAACTCCGTGaaggagctcctgctgcacttcaggagcagcaagcagaTGTCCTCGGCTCCTGCCACCGAGGAAAGCAAG GCACAAGGAGGATTGGCGAACTACGAACCATACACAG AACTGAAGAGCATACTGGGCCACAGTGGCAAAAGGAAGGCTCCTGAACTCCTTTCTGATGGACCTTCTTTCAAGCGCCAAGCGAATGTTCACCCACATCTCCTG ACCCCACCCCAGACACCAACTTCTATGGATAGCATGGAGGAGACCCATAAAGCTGAGCCCAAGCACGAGAGCAGCTCTGATCTGCTTCAGAACATTATAAACATCAAGAACGAGTCGAGCCCCATTTCCCTGAACACGGTGCAGGTGAGCTGGTTGCACTCAGTCTCCAGCCACGGCTCTCCTGCCGAGCAGTACCAGGACAGCCCGGGAACACAGGCCTTCTCCCCGTCCCAGAAGTACCAAGCGTTCCAGGACCACACCAGCCAGCACATGCTTGATCCTCCACAGCATTACCAGTTCCCTGCGTCCCAGAGCCAAGATTTGTCACAGAGTTACCCCTCAGATGGCTCCTCCCTGGACTACAGGCCCTTTGTTGGCAGTGACCAGTCCCCTGCCTACCAGCAGAGCACCTTTGAGAGCCACGAGCTGCCGTACTGCCCGCCGCAGagcttctcctccctcctgaaCGACTCAGAGGGCTCGGACAGCATCTCCGCTCCCCTCCAGCCACTGAGCAGTGCCCACCCCCAGGCTGAGGCTGTCCCTCATGCCCCCAACTTCAGCTTGCTCTCCAGCAACCTCTGTGGCAGTCTGGAGCGCAGCATCTCTCTGGCTACTCTCAATGTCTCGCTGCCTGACCAAAACGTTGCCAGGAGCACAACGCAGCTGGGCAAGTCATTTTTTCAGTGGCAagtggagcaggaggagagcaaGCTGGCTAACATCTCTCAAGACCAGTTCCTCGCAAAGGATGCTGATGGAGACAC CTTCCTCCACATTGCTGTGGCCCAGGGCCGTCGAGCACTCTCCTATGTTCTTGCAAGGAAGATGGCTGCCCTGCACATGCTGGATATCAAAGAGCACAATGGCCAG AGTGCTTTCCAGGTTGCTGTGGCTGCCAACCAGCATCTCATTGTGCAGGACCTGGTTAGCTTGGGGGCTCAGGTGAACACCACAGACTGCTGGGGCAGGACGCCGCTGCATGTCTGTGCTGAGAAGGGGCATGCCCAGGTCCTCCAG GCAATCCAAAAGGGAGCTATGGGAAGCAATCAGTATGTGGACCTTGAGGCAACAAACTATGATG GTTTGACAGCATTGCACTGTGCAGTTCTGGCCCATAATGCTGTGCTGCATGAACTGCAGAACTGTCAGCCACCTCACTCCCCTGAGGTCCAGGAGCTTCTGCTGAGAAACAAGAGCCTGGTAGAAACCATCAAGATCCTGATACAAATGGGAGCCTCTGTTGAAGCAAAA GATCGCAAAAGTGGTCGCTCCGCTTTACATTTGGCAGCAGAAGAAGCAAACCTGGAGCTCATTCGTCTCTTTTTGGAGCTGCCCAACTATCTCTCTTTTGTTAATGCAAAG GCTTACAATGGCAACACAGCCCTGCACGTGGCGGCCAGCCTGCAGTACCGCGTGAGCCAGCTGGACGCTGTGCGCCTGCTCATGCGCAAGGGGGCCGATCCCAGTGCCAGGAACCTGGAGAACGAGCAGCCAGTTCATCTGGTTCCTGATGGCCTTGTAGGGGAACAGGTAAAAAATTCACAGCAgccctctccttccttctgtCCATGTCCATGCAAAAGCTGCGTTCCACTCCAGAACTTTCTTTCGAGTTTTGCATTGCAGCTTTCAAGGAAAAGATTTAGCAAGTACTATTTTATTCTTTAG